A single region of the Nocardioides ochotonae genome encodes:
- the metG gene encoding methionine--tRNA ligase: MSTVLSAVAWPYANGPRHIGHVAGFGVPSDVFSRYMRMAGHDVLMVSGTDEHGTPILVAADKAGVTPVQLTNENNRVIVEDLVGLGLSYDLFTRTTTGNHYAVVQEMFSTVYRNGYMVEQTTQSAISPSTGRTLPDRYIEGTCPICKYPEARGDQCDNCGNQLDPTDLIDPRSKINGETPEFVETQHFFLDLPALADALGEWLAGREASGTWRPNVIRFSLNILKEIRPRAMTRDIDWGIPIPLEGWREQPTKRLYVWFDAVIGYLSASIEWARRSGDPDAWRRWWNDPEALSYYFMGKDNITFHSQIWPAELLAYAGQGERGGEPGQYGVLNLPTEVVSSEYLTMGDQQFSSSRGHVLYVRDFLAEFGPDALRYFICAAGPETSDAAFTWNDFVTRNNSELVAGWGNLVNRTAAMIAKNFGEIPAAGPLEPVDEEVLAAVRTGFDTVGELLRHHKLRAGIAEAMRVVGEVNKYLTVTEPYKMKDPSQAERLATVLHVAAQCVLDCNTILAPFLPHAANRVHAVFGGEGELMPMPRVDEVSDLDPGVGPNDETYPVITGDYSATPTWESHPVTVGAKVAKPTPVFTKLDLDEVLADRS, from the coding sequence ATGAGCACTGTGCTGTCTGCCGTCGCCTGGCCCTACGCCAACGGGCCCCGCCACATCGGTCACGTCGCCGGTTTCGGTGTGCCCTCCGACGTCTTCAGCCGCTACATGCGCATGGCCGGCCACGACGTGCTGATGGTCTCCGGCACCGACGAGCACGGCACGCCGATCCTGGTCGCCGCCGACAAGGCCGGCGTCACTCCGGTCCAGCTGACCAACGAGAACAACCGGGTCATCGTCGAGGACCTGGTTGGCCTGGGGCTGTCCTACGACCTGTTCACCCGCACCACCACCGGCAACCACTACGCCGTGGTGCAGGAGATGTTCTCGACCGTCTACCGCAACGGCTACATGGTCGAGCAGACCACCCAGTCGGCGATCAGCCCCTCGACCGGGCGCACGCTGCCGGACCGCTACATCGAGGGCACCTGCCCGATCTGCAAGTACCCCGAGGCCCGCGGCGACCAGTGCGACAACTGCGGCAACCAGCTCGACCCCACCGACCTGATCGACCCGCGCTCGAAGATCAACGGCGAGACGCCGGAGTTCGTCGAGACCCAGCACTTCTTCCTCGACCTGCCGGCGCTCGCCGACGCGCTCGGGGAGTGGCTGGCCGGACGCGAGGCGTCCGGCACCTGGCGGCCCAACGTCATCCGCTTCTCCCTCAACATCCTCAAGGAGATCCGTCCGCGCGCCATGACGCGCGACATCGACTGGGGCATCCCGATCCCGCTGGAGGGCTGGCGCGAGCAGCCGACCAAGCGGCTCTACGTCTGGTTCGACGCGGTGATCGGCTACCTGTCCGCCTCGATCGAGTGGGCGCGGCGCAGCGGCGACCCCGACGCCTGGCGTCGCTGGTGGAACGACCCCGAGGCCCTGTCGTACTACTTCATGGGCAAGGACAACATCACCTTCCACTCCCAGATCTGGCCCGCCGAGCTGCTGGCCTACGCCGGCCAGGGCGAGCGCGGCGGCGAGCCCGGCCAGTACGGCGTGCTCAACCTGCCCACCGAGGTCGTCTCCTCGGAGTACCTCACGATGGGCGACCAGCAGTTCTCCTCCAGCCGCGGCCACGTGCTCTACGTCCGCGACTTCCTCGCCGAGTTCGGCCCCGACGCGCTGCGCTACTTCATCTGCGCCGCGGGCCCGGAGACCTCTGACGCGGCGTTCACCTGGAACGACTTCGTCACCCGCAACAACTCCGAGCTGGTGGCCGGCTGGGGCAACCTTGTCAACCGCACCGCGGCGATGATCGCCAAGAACTTCGGCGAGATCCCGGCCGCGGGCCCGCTGGAGCCGGTCGACGAGGAGGTCCTCGCGGCCGTGCGCACCGGCTTCGACACCGTCGGCGAGCTGCTGCGCCACCACAAGCTGCGCGCGGGCATCGCCGAGGCGATGCGGGTGGTCGGCGAGGTGAACAAGTACCTCACCGTCACCGAGCCCTACAAGATGAAGGACCCGAGCCAGGCCGAGCGCCTCGCCACGGTCCTGCACGTCGCGGCCCAGTGCGTGCTCGACTGCAACACGATCCTCGCGCCGTTCCTCCCGCACGCCGCCAACCGGGTGCACGCGGTCTTCGGCGGCGAGGGGGAGCTGATGCCGATGCCGCGCGTCGACGAGGTCAGCGACCTCGACCCCGGCGTGGGCCCGAACGACGAGACCTACCCGGTCATCACCGGCGACTACTCGGCCACGCCGACCTGGGAGTCCCACCCGGTCACCGTGGGCGCGAAGGTCGCCAAGCCGACGCCGGTCTTCACCAAGCTCGACCTCGACGAGGTGCTCGCCGACCGGTCCTGA
- a CDS encoding SigE family RNA polymerase sigma factor: protein MTVEQQDRADVAPGPGGFAEFVSARGPALQRFAFLLTGSAHDAADLVQGALERAWPRWSQLSRTTTAEAYLRRSIVNASVSAWRKDRRLVSVEETEHARRPGGHQLDHAADVTDADHAWRLCAALPPQQRAAVVLRFYEDLSFAEVAAVLDCPESTARSHVHRAVAALRLRLEQGTDHE, encoded by the coding sequence ATGACGGTGGAGCAGCAGGACCGTGCCGACGTGGCCCCCGGCCCGGGGGGGTTCGCGGAGTTCGTGAGCGCCCGGGGTCCGGCGCTCCAGCGCTTCGCCTTCCTGCTCACCGGGTCCGCACACGATGCCGCGGACCTCGTGCAGGGCGCCCTCGAACGGGCCTGGCCACGGTGGTCCCAGCTGAGCCGGACCACCACCGCCGAGGCCTACCTGCGCCGCAGCATCGTCAATGCCTCGGTCAGCGCGTGGCGCAAGGATCGGCGCCTGGTCTCCGTGGAGGAGACCGAGCACGCGCGCCGCCCCGGCGGCCACCAGCTCGACCATGCCGCGGACGTCACCGACGCCGATCACGCCTGGCGCCTCTGCGCCGCCCTGCCGCCCCAGCAGCGGGCGGCGGTGGTGCTGCGCTTCTACGAGGACCTCTCGTTCGCGGAGGTGGCGGCGGTCCTCGACTGTCCCGAGAGCACCGCCCGCTCCCACGTCCATCGCGCGGTCGCCGCGCTCCGCCTACGACTCGAGCAGGGGACCGACCATGAGTGA
- a CDS encoding LURP-one-related/scramblase family protein — translation MPAAMHLPLFYVHQKFAMTTNVYRLVAANPDGSEGQLMGLAQQKRMAFKEQVTFYSDESKSRPVFSFQARKKIDLNAGYDIRDEAGNQIGFFKKDFGASLLRSTFTLEGPGYAGTGQERSQAVALIRRFADIPFLPIHFDFVDPAGQPLMSVERQGSIRDRYTVHVPNPEVDFRVAAAVAVGLDALMQR, via the coding sequence ATGCCCGCTGCGATGCACCTGCCCCTCTTCTACGTCCACCAGAAGTTCGCGATGACGACGAACGTCTACCGTCTCGTCGCGGCGAACCCCGACGGCTCCGAGGGGCAGCTGATGGGCCTGGCCCAGCAGAAGCGGATGGCCTTCAAGGAGCAGGTGACCTTCTACTCCGATGAGTCGAAGAGCCGCCCCGTGTTCAGCTTCCAGGCCCGCAAGAAGATCGACCTCAACGCCGGCTACGACATCCGCGACGAGGCGGGCAACCAGATCGGCTTCTTCAAGAAGGACTTCGGGGCCAGCCTGCTGCGCTCGACGTTCACCCTCGAGGGCCCCGGCTACGCCGGTACCGGCCAGGAGCGCAGCCAGGCGGTCGCGCTGATCCGTCGCTTCGCCGACATCCCGTTCCTGCCGATCCACTTCGACTTCGTCGACCCCGCGGGTCAGCCGCTGATGAGCGTCGAGCGACAGGGCTCGATCAGGGACCGCTACACCGTGCACGTGCCGAACCCCGAGGTGGACTTCCGGGTCGCCGCGGCCGTCGCGGTCGGCCTCGACGCGCTGATGCAGCGCTGA
- a CDS encoding alpha/beta hydrolase, with translation MLFPESVRAVAAAAGDLPVTTPGYDIEAARAAALEAALAEPREDVAEVRDLDADGVRCRLHVPEGADTGLVLHLHGGGFVFHDVDVHDAAARRLANRSGLRVLSVDYRRPPEHRFPAAPDDVDTVLAWLAREDGGAGLAGGGATYAHGDSAGANLALVAALRNPGRIAALALVYPFLDPTQAGESYRTAADGFDPAEAAWYWQQYAAGPDDLEDPDLAPLLSDRLGTLPPTLVVTAEHDPLRDEGEELARRLAAEGVEVVATRYLGQVHGFWRHSDVFPAAEPLTVQVAGFLRLHG, from the coding sequence ATGCTGTTCCCCGAGTCGGTGCGCGCGGTCGCGGCCGCCGCGGGCGACCTGCCCGTCACCACCCCCGGCTACGACATCGAGGCGGCCCGGGCCGCCGCCCTTGAAGCCGCGCTCGCCGAGCCGCGCGAGGACGTCGCCGAGGTGCGCGACCTCGACGCCGACGGCGTCCGGTGCCGCCTGCACGTCCCCGAGGGCGCCGACACCGGACTGGTGCTGCACCTGCACGGCGGCGGCTTCGTCTTCCACGACGTCGACGTCCACGACGCGGCCGCCCGACGCCTGGCCAACCGCAGCGGTCTGCGGGTGCTGAGCGTGGACTACCGCCGGCCTCCCGAGCACCGCTTCCCCGCGGCGCCCGACGACGTCGACACGGTGCTGGCCTGGCTCGCGCGCGAGGACGGCGGAGCGGGACTCGCCGGCGGCGGCGCGACGTACGCCCACGGCGACAGTGCGGGCGCCAACCTCGCCCTGGTCGCCGCCCTGCGCAACCCGGGCCGGATCGCCGCGCTCGCGCTGGTCTACCCCTTCCTCGACCCGACCCAGGCGGGGGAGTCCTACCGGACCGCCGCCGACGGCTTCGACCCGGCGGAGGCCGCCTGGTACTGGCAGCAGTACGCCGCCGGCCCCGACGACCTCGAGGACCCCGACCTGGCCCCGCTGCTCTCGGACCGGCTCGGCACGCTGCCGCCGACCCTGGTGGTGACCGCCGAGCACGACCCGCTGCGCGACGAGGGCGAGGAGCTGGCCCGCCGCCTCGCGGCGGAGGGGGTCGAGGTCGTCGCGACCCGCTACCTGGGCCAGGTGCACGGGTTCTGGCGCCACAGCGATGTGTTCCCCGCCGCAGAGCCGCTCACCGTGCAGGTGGCCGGGTTCCTGCGTCTGCACGGGTGA
- a CDS encoding ribose-5-phosphate isomerase yields MRVHLGSDHAGLDLKDHLMNWLVDNGYEPVDHGPFVYDALDDYPVFCLRAAEAVAAERAEGLDSLGVVIGGSGNGEQMAANKVLGIRAALVWSTETAVLAREHNDANVVSVGGRMHTLEEMTSFVGAFLATPFTGDERHVRRIGQLSSYEQTRELPPLPESAINPPVDPQA; encoded by the coding sequence ATGCGCGTGCACCTCGGCTCCGACCATGCCGGCCTCGACCTCAAGGACCACCTGATGAACTGGCTGGTCGACAACGGCTACGAGCCTGTCGACCACGGCCCCTTCGTCTACGACGCCCTCGACGACTACCCCGTCTTCTGCCTGCGCGCCGCCGAGGCGGTCGCCGCGGAGCGCGCCGAGGGCCTCGACAGCCTCGGCGTCGTCATCGGCGGCTCCGGCAACGGCGAGCAGATGGCGGCCAACAAGGTCCTCGGCATCCGCGCCGCGCTGGTGTGGTCGACCGAGACCGCGGTGCTCGCCCGTGAGCACAACGACGCCAACGTGGTGTCGGTCGGTGGCCGCATGCACACCCTCGAGGAGATGACCTCCTTCGTCGGTGCGTTCCTCGCGACGCCGTTCACCGGCGACGAGCGCCACGTGCGCCGCATCGGCCAGCTGAGCTCCTATGAGCAGACCCGTGAGCTCCCGCCGCTGCCCGAGTCCGCGATCAACCCGCCGGTCGACCCGCAGGCCTGA
- a CDS encoding Fpg/Nei family DNA glycosylase, which produces MPEGHTLHRLAGQLRRVFAGSAVRVGSPQGRFAESAALLDGSVLEGAEAWGKHLFVEFAGERFVHVHLGLYGRFDVHDGLDPEVEEVPDPVGQVRLRLVRADATAYADLRGATACELLTAAQREAIIERSGPDPLRADADPDRAWERIRRSRSPIGGLLMDQSVLAGVGNVYRAEVLFRHRIDPLRPGNTLRQGQFRAIWDDLVELMAEGVRTGRIDTVRPEHTPEAMGRAPRRDDHGGEVYVYRRQGQPCLVCGASVRTEVLQGRNLFWCPRCQPRFRSRAVQ; this is translated from the coding sequence TTGCCCGAGGGACACACCCTGCACCGTCTCGCCGGCCAGCTGCGACGTGTGTTCGCCGGCAGCGCCGTGCGGGTCGGGAGCCCGCAGGGGCGCTTCGCGGAGTCCGCCGCCCTGCTCGACGGCAGCGTCCTGGAGGGCGCCGAGGCCTGGGGCAAGCACCTGTTCGTCGAGTTCGCCGGGGAGCGGTTCGTCCACGTCCACCTCGGCCTCTACGGCAGGTTCGACGTGCACGACGGACTCGACCCGGAGGTCGAGGAGGTCCCCGACCCGGTGGGCCAGGTGCGCCTGCGGCTGGTGCGCGCGGACGCCACGGCGTACGCCGACCTGCGCGGCGCGACGGCGTGCGAGCTGCTCACCGCCGCGCAGCGCGAGGCGATCATCGAGCGGTCCGGACCGGACCCGCTGCGGGCGGACGCCGACCCGGACCGCGCGTGGGAGCGGATCCGTCGCAGCCGCTCGCCGATCGGCGGGCTGCTGATGGACCAGTCGGTCCTCGCAGGCGTCGGCAACGTCTACCGCGCCGAGGTGCTGTTCCGGCACCGCATCGATCCGCTGCGACCGGGCAACACCCTGCGCCAGGGGCAGTTCCGCGCGATCTGGGACGACCTGGTCGAGCTGATGGCCGAGGGCGTGCGCACCGGGCGCATCGACACCGTGCGGCCCGAGCACACGCCGGAGGCCATGGGGCGCGCGCCGCGGCGCGACGACCACGGCGGTGAGGTCTACGTCTACCGGCGCCAGGGCCAGCCCTGCCTGGTGTGCGGCGCGTCGGTCCGCACCGAGGTCCTCCAGGGGCGCAACCTGTTCTGGTGCCCGCGGTGCCAGCCGCGGTTCCGCTCGCGGGCCGTACAGTGA
- a CDS encoding PP2C family protein-serine/threonine phosphatase — protein MDASLPAAGRPRPSLVKRVQTSWNRGLLHEYRLVGALALVTALLPGAVAISPGDVPMNLFMVPMLIGSLVLGPRQLHWFVIWVLVMLLFALTMEPSITGRTAASVGVLFLMALIVLLSSFRRSRLGVAGAMGESMLVDLRDRIINQGGVPTLPRGWRVESALRSAGGTPFAGDFMVATMPESHRIEMVVVDVSGKGEQAGTRALMLSGAFGGLLGALPPEQFLPCANDYLLRQGWGEGFATAIHLSVDLRSGDFAVRSAGHPPALHRAAGSGRWSILESSGPVLGLIADAEFVGVHGVLDHGDAVLLYTDGMVEEPRRDIELGIDRLLGQAEGLLRGDFAGAADLLVDALGSRADDRAVLVLNRL, from the coding sequence ATGGACGCGTCGTTACCCGCTGCCGGCCGCCCGCGGCCGTCGCTGGTCAAGCGCGTCCAGACGTCGTGGAACCGCGGTCTGCTGCACGAGTACCGTCTGGTCGGCGCGCTGGCGCTGGTGACCGCGCTGCTGCCGGGCGCCGTCGCGATCTCGCCCGGCGACGTGCCGATGAACCTGTTCATGGTGCCGATGCTGATCGGCAGCCTCGTGCTCGGGCCGCGTCAGCTGCACTGGTTCGTGATCTGGGTGCTGGTCATGCTGCTGTTCGCGCTGACCATGGAGCCGTCCATCACGGGGCGCACGGCGGCCTCGGTCGGCGTGCTGTTCCTGATGGCCCTGATCGTGCTGCTGTCGTCGTTTCGCCGCTCGCGGCTGGGCGTGGCCGGCGCGATGGGCGAGTCGATGCTGGTGGACCTGCGCGACCGGATCATCAACCAGGGCGGCGTGCCGACCCTGCCCCGCGGCTGGCGGGTGGAGTCGGCGCTGCGCTCGGCCGGCGGTACGCCGTTCGCCGGCGACTTCATGGTCGCCACGATGCCGGAGTCGCACCGCATCGAGATGGTCGTCGTCGACGTGTCCGGCAAGGGCGAGCAGGCCGGCACCCGGGCGCTGATGCTGTCCGGCGCGTTCGGCGGCCTGCTCGGGGCGCTGCCGCCCGAGCAGTTCCTGCCCTGCGCCAACGACTACCTGCTGCGCCAGGGCTGGGGCGAGGGGTTCGCGACCGCCATCCACCTCTCCGTGGACCTGCGCTCGGGTGACTTCGCGGTCCGCAGCGCTGGCCACCCGCCGGCCCTGCACCGCGCCGCCGGGTCCGGGCGCTGGAGCATCCTGGAGAGCTCCGGCCCGGTGCTCGGGCTGATCGCCGACGCCGAGTTCGTCGGCGTGCACGGCGTCCTGGACCACGGCGACGCGGTCCTGCTCTACACCGACGGCATGGTCGAGGAGCCGCGTCGCGACATCGAGCTCGGCATCGACCGGCTGCTGGGTCAGGCGGAGGGGCTGCTGCGCGGCGACTTCGCCGGCGCGGCCGACCTGCTGGTCGACGCGCTGGGCTCGCGCGCGGACGACCGCGCGGTGCTGGTGCTCAACCGGCTGTGA
- the tig gene encoding trigger factor, producing the protein MKSAVETLSPTRAKLTVEVPFEELKPSLDAAYKRIAQQINVPGFRRGKVPPMVIDRQVGRAAVLDEAVNEVLPKKYVEALEANSLQPLAQPEIEVTRFEDNEALEFTAEVDVKPEIELPAYEGLEAEVEDIEVSDEDVEEQVNALRERFATLRDVERPAADGDFVVLDLVATKDGETVDGAEVSGMSYQVGRGGMIDGLDEALVGLSAGEEKVFTSELVGGDLVGQQVEVAVKVSQVQEQELPEYDDEFAQLASEFDTVEELSVDVRERLGRGKRLEQAAAARDAVLEALLEKVEIPLPESIVTDELNARRQNIEQQLAYAGITMEKYLEDEGQTIDEFEAELERRVRDAVAAQFILDEIAKKEELGIDQNELTQHMIRRAQQSGQDPQEFVNHMVEHNHIPDLVQEILRGKALATLVEAAVVKDASGNVVDLKNLRPDGSIGEPADETEAGEESADAASEDEAKDDAEKSAEA; encoded by the coding sequence GTGAAGAGCGCCGTCGAGACCTTGAGCCCGACCAGGGCCAAGCTGACCGTCGAGGTGCCCTTCGAGGAGCTCAAGCCGAGCCTCGACGCGGCGTACAAGCGGATCGCCCAGCAGATCAACGTCCCCGGCTTCCGCCGCGGGAAGGTGCCCCCGATGGTCATCGACCGTCAGGTGGGCCGCGCTGCGGTGCTCGACGAGGCCGTCAACGAGGTGCTCCCGAAGAAGTACGTCGAGGCGCTCGAGGCCAACTCCCTCCAGCCGCTCGCGCAGCCGGAGATCGAGGTGACGCGCTTCGAGGACAACGAGGCGCTCGAGTTCACCGCCGAGGTCGACGTCAAGCCCGAGATCGAGCTCCCGGCCTACGAGGGCCTCGAGGCCGAGGTCGAGGACATCGAGGTCTCCGACGAGGACGTCGAGGAGCAGGTCAACGCGCTGCGTGAGCGCTTCGCGACCCTGCGCGACGTCGAGCGGCCCGCCGCCGACGGCGACTTCGTGGTGCTCGACCTGGTGGCGACCAAGGACGGCGAGACCGTCGACGGCGCCGAGGTCAGCGGCATGTCCTACCAGGTCGGCCGCGGCGGCATGATCGACGGCCTCGACGAGGCCCTGGTCGGCCTCTCGGCCGGCGAGGAGAAGGTCTTCACCTCCGAGCTCGTCGGTGGCGACCTGGTCGGCCAGCAGGTCGAGGTGGCCGTCAAGGTCTCCCAGGTCCAGGAGCAGGAGCTCCCCGAGTACGACGACGAGTTCGCCCAGCTCGCCTCGGAGTTCGACACCGTCGAGGAGCTCAGCGTCGACGTGCGCGAGCGCCTCGGCCGCGGCAAGCGCCTCGAGCAGGCCGCTGCCGCCCGCGACGCCGTCCTCGAGGCGCTGCTGGAGAAGGTCGAGATCCCGCTGCCCGAGAGCATCGTCACCGACGAGCTCAACGCGCGCCGCCAGAACATCGAGCAGCAGCTCGCCTACGCCGGCATCACGATGGAGAAGTACCTCGAGGACGAGGGCCAGACCATCGACGAGTTCGAGGCCGAGCTCGAGCGCCGGGTCCGCGACGCGGTCGCCGCCCAGTTCATCCTGGACGAGATCGCGAAGAAGGAGGAGCTCGGGATCGACCAGAACGAGCTCACCCAGCACATGATCCGACGCGCCCAGCAGTCCGGCCAGGACCCGCAGGAGTTCGTCAACCACATGGTCGAGCACAACCACATCCCCGACCTCGTGCAGGAGATCCTGCGCGGCAAGGCGCTGGCGACCCTGGTCGAGGCGGCCGTGGTCAAGGACGCCTCCGGCAACGTGGTGGACCTGAAGAACCTGCGTCCCGACGGCTCCATCGGTGAGCCCGCCGACGAGACCGAGGCCGGCGAGGAGTCCGCCGACGCCGCGTCCGAGGACGAGGCGAAGGACGACGCGGAGAAGTCCGCCGAGGCCTGA
- a CDS encoding ATP-dependent Clp protease proteolytic subunit — translation MGGGGGINVLDDHIYQRLLRERIVFLGSEVRDQNANAICAQLLLLSAEDPEADIFLHINSPGGSVDAGMAIYDTMNYIPNDVATVGMGLAASMGQFLLCAGTRGKRYALPHARIMMHQPSSGMGGSASDIKIQAQQSLHIKKVLLQLISEHTGQSVEQVEADADRDRWFTAQEALEYGLVDKVVKSAREAADDGRPAHTKD, via the coding sequence ATGGGCGGTGGCGGCGGCATCAACGTCCTCGACGACCACATCTACCAGCGTCTGCTCCGCGAGCGCATCGTGTTCCTCGGTTCCGAGGTCCGCGACCAGAACGCCAACGCGATCTGCGCCCAGCTGCTGCTGCTGTCGGCGGAGGATCCCGAGGCCGACATCTTCCTGCACATCAACAGCCCCGGTGGCTCGGTGGACGCCGGCATGGCGATCTACGACACGATGAACTACATCCCCAACGACGTCGCGACCGTGGGCATGGGCCTGGCTGCGTCGATGGGGCAGTTCCTGCTCTGCGCCGGCACCAGGGGCAAGCGCTACGCCCTGCCGCACGCCCGGATCATGATGCACCAGCCCTCCTCGGGCATGGGCGGCTCCGCCTCGGACATCAAGATCCAGGCCCAGCAGTCGCTGCACATCAAGAAGGTGCTGCTCCAGCTCATCTCCGAGCACACCGGCCAGAGCGTCGAGCAGGTCGAGGCCGACGCCGACCGTGACCGCTGGTTCACCGCCCAGGAGGCGCTCGAGTACGGCCTGGTCGACAAGGTCGTCAAGAGCGCCCGCGAAGCCGCCGACGACGGCCGCCCGGCCCACACGAAGGACTGA
- a CDS encoding ATP-dependent Clp protease proteolytic subunit produces MSQIPQGTHSPELSPSMNYYIPQWEERTSYGFRRIDPYAKLFEDRIIYLGTPISDDVANAVIAQLLCLQSMNPDQDISIYINSPGGSFTALTAIYDTIGFIKPDVQTVCIGQAASAAAVLLAAGAPGKRLALPNSRILIHQPYTEGTFGQTSDIEIQANEILRMRALLEAMLSKHSGRPIEEVSRDIERDKILTADAAVEYGLIDSVLESLKTSPVLTAP; encoded by the coding sequence ATGTCCCAGATTCCCCAGGGCACCCACAGCCCCGAGCTCAGCCCGTCGATGAACTACTACATCCCCCAGTGGGAGGAGCGGACGTCGTACGGCTTCCGCCGCATCGACCCCTACGCCAAGCTGTTCGAGGACCGCATCATCTACCTCGGCACGCCGATCTCCGACGACGTGGCCAACGCCGTGATCGCCCAGCTGCTGTGCCTGCAGTCGATGAACCCCGACCAGGACATCAGCATCTACATCAACAGCCCCGGTGGCTCCTTCACCGCGCTGACCGCCATCTACGACACGATCGGGTTCATCAAGCCCGACGTGCAGACGGTGTGCATCGGCCAGGCGGCGTCGGCCGCTGCGGTGCTGCTGGCCGCCGGTGCCCCCGGCAAGCGCCTGGCGCTGCCGAACAGCCGGATCCTCATCCACCAGCCCTACACCGAGGGCACGTTCGGCCAGACCTCCGACATCGAGATCCAGGCCAACGAGATCCTGCGCATGCGCGCGCTGCTCGAGGCGATGCTCAGCAAGCACAGCGGCCGGCCGATCGAGGAGGTCAGCCGCGACATCGAGCGCGACAAGATCCTCACCGCGGACGCGGCGGTCGAGTACGGGCTGATCGACTCGGTGCTCGAGTCGCTCAAGACCAGCCCCGTCCTCACCGCTCCCTGA